A window from Chrysemys picta bellii isolate R12L10 chromosome 20, ASM1138683v2, whole genome shotgun sequence encodes these proteins:
- the LOC135976881 gene encoding carcinoembryonic antigen-related cell adhesion molecule 7-like encodes QSSEEVFESTWSLQLSLCGVRAGNQASLPPRQLPAGPAAATGDGRIPHRPGGPWTGILLAASVLGSCLQPAPAQTPVTIVLTPPSPVVGGGVSLAPQPPPENLVLCSWFRSATAAENSRILSYNPATSPPQTPGPAHTGRETAGPSCALNIAGLTLNDTGNYTVQIQTPAFLSIPVTLRVYARGRGADPGGLSGGHWDQLASRSRRAGARAGGWHLPRELANAQIPRAGSDQAPGEARRGQLMAGEGGLCLSASPGRCWAQLWLQDGSSLVPSEWLGLSPDNRTLTVLGVTRGDAGAYQCEVGNPVSTNRSEPSTVTLACTASI; translated from the exons cagagcagcgaggaagtgtttgagtccacgtggagcctgcagctctccctctgcggggtgaggg CTGGGAACCAGGCCTCTCTGCCGCCCCGGCAGCTCCCGGCGGGTCCCGCAGCAGCGACAGGCGATGGGCGAATCCCCCACAGACCGGGCGGCCCTTGGACGGGGATTCTCCTGGCAG CCTCCGTCCtgggctcctgcctccagccgGCGCCGGCCCAGACCCCAGTGACCATCGTCCTCACCCCGCCGAGCCCCGTGGTGGGAGGGGGCGTCAGCCTGGCCCCGCAGCCACCGCCAGAGAACTTGGTGCTCTGCAGCTGGTTCCGATCAGCGACCGCTGCTGAAAACAGCCGGATCCTCAGTTACAATCCAGCTACAAGCCCCCCTCagacccccggcccggcccacacGGGGCGGGAGACAGCGGGGCCGAGCTGCGCCCTGAACATCGCGGGGTTAACGCTCAATGACACCGGGAACTACACGGTGCAGATACAGACCCCTGCTTTCCTCTCCATCCCAGTGACTCTGCGCGTCTATG ccagggggcggggggctgaccctggggggctcagtggggggcactgggaccAGCTGGCATCCAGGAGCCGGAgggccggagccagagctgggggctggcacCTGCCCAGGGAGCTGGCGAATGCCCAGATCCCACGTGCGGGTAGTGACCAAGCCCCCGGCGAGGCCCGGCGGGGGCAGCtcatggcgggggagggggggctctgcctgtcagcGTCTCCTGGGCGTTGCTGGgctcagctctggctccaggatGGGTCGTCCCTCGTGCCCAgtgagtggctggggctgtcccCTGACAACCGGACCCTCACGGTGCTGGGTGTCACCCGGGGTGACGCCGGCGCCTACCAGTGCGAGGTCGGGAACCCCGTCAGCACCAACCGCAGCGAGCCCAGCACCGTGACGCTGGCCT GTACAGCGTCCATCtaa